The Bernardetia litoralis DSM 6794 genome includes a window with the following:
- a CDS encoding universal stress protein, with translation MSFKNILVPIDFSTRSYAALAAAADIANQFDSKITLLHIIDVPETQRPEYQLALDTVGNYENSKKEDIPAILYSMKETKRQLREATEKYPKITFDEKVVFDRVHRQIYTVVEGTDVDLIVMGSTGASGLGEVFIGSNTQKVVRNSSCPVLVIKDDEGNFNPRNIVFASDFSEMGGEAARLFPFFKTLYGSTLHLLNIVTPSTFEATPTTQKRMEDFVTDLKVDKADYTINIFNYYTEEEGILTFAEDNKADMILLGTHGRKGFSRFMMGSIAENVANHSEIPVFVFRQD, from the coding sequence ATGTCTTTCAAAAATATTCTTGTTCCTATTGATTTTTCTACTCGTTCGTATGCTGCTTTGGCTGCTGCTGCTGATATTGCTAACCAATTTGATTCTAAAATCACGCTTTTGCACATTATTGATGTTCCAGAAACGCAACGTCCAGAGTATCAATTAGCTTTAGATACAGTTGGAAATTATGAAAATAGCAAAAAAGAAGATATTCCTGCTATTTTGTATTCAATGAAAGAAACTAAAAGACAACTGCGTGAAGCAACAGAAAAATATCCAAAAATTACTTTTGATGAAAAAGTAGTATTTGATAGAGTGCATCGTCAGATTTATACAGTTGTAGAAGGTACAGATGTTGATTTGATTGTAATGGGTTCTACTGGTGCATCTGGATTAGGAGAGGTATTTATTGGCTCAAATACTCAAAAAGTAGTTAGAAATTCAAGCTGTCCAGTTTTGGTAATTAAAGATGATGAAGGTAATTTTAATCCTAGAAATATCGTTTTTGCATCTGACTTTTCAGAAATGGGAGGAGAAGCAGCAAGGTTATTTCCATTTTTCAAAACACTCTATGGAAGTACATTACACCTTTTAAATATTGTTACTCCAAGTACTTTTGAAGCAACTCCTACTACTCAAAAAAGAATGGAAGATTTTGTAACTGACCTAAAGGTTGATAAAGCAGATTATACAATTAATATTTTTAATTATTACACAGAAGAAGAAGGAATTCTAACTTTTGCAGAAGATAATAAAGCTGATATGATTTTGTTAGGAACACATGGTAGAAAAGGTTTTTCTAGATTTATGATGGGAAGTATTGCTGAAAATGTAGCTAATCATTCTGAAATTCCTGTTTTTGTTTTTCGTCAAGACTAA
- a CDS encoding patatin-like phospholipase family protein, with the protein MQEKQSFNPTQKPIGIVLSGGGGRALVHLGIWKALEEKGIQPQKISGVSMGGIIGAMWAAGYSADETTKIFQSESWKKWFRPTWSENGIISIQKLKTLFASYLPKTFEELKTPLTVSSFCLQTAKIERFETGDLISPLLASMAVPAIFSPIRIKEYDFVDSGLLENLPTKVFYNSENKKSDYFIIGMHSNPLPENFIPTSTRSVIERYFQAVGVFLIKKDIPNCDIYIEPKEIATIKFSNIDINKAFQIGYDSTKIFLNKFEI; encoded by the coding sequence ATGCAAGAAAAACAATCATTTAATCCAACTCAAAAACCTATCGGAATTGTTCTTTCTGGTGGTGGTGGACGTGCATTAGTTCACTTAGGAATTTGGAAAGCATTAGAAGAAAAAGGAATCCAACCTCAAAAAATAAGTGGAGTAAGTATGGGAGGAATTATTGGTGCAATGTGGGCAGCAGGTTATTCAGCAGATGAAACCACAAAGATTTTTCAATCTGAAAGCTGGAAAAAATGGTTTAGACCTACTTGGAGCGAAAATGGAATTATTTCTATTCAAAAACTAAAAACTCTATTTGCTTCTTACCTTCCAAAAACATTTGAAGAATTAAAAACACCTCTTACTGTTTCATCTTTTTGTCTGCAAACAGCCAAAATAGAACGCTTTGAAACAGGAGATTTAATTTCGCCTTTGCTTGCCTCAATGGCTGTTCCTGCTATATTTTCACCTATCAGAATTAAAGAATATGATTTTGTAGATAGTGGACTTTTGGAAAACTTACCCACAAAAGTATTTTACAATTCTGAAAATAAAAAATCAGATTATTTTATAATTGGAATGCATTCAAATCCTCTTCCTGAAAATTTTATTCCAACTTCCACACGTTCAGTTATTGAAAGATATTTTCAAGCTGTGGGCGTATTTTTGATAAAAAAAGATATTCCAAATTGTGATATATATATTGAACCAAAAGAAATTGCAACTATAAAATTTTCAAATATAGATATTAATAAAGCATTTCAAATTGGATATGATTCTACAAAAATATTTTTAAATAAATTTGAAATATAA